GATTATTAATAAACGCAAAAATGTCCATTTCAGAAATAGCACTTGAACTTGATTTTACAGACAATTCATATTTCACAAAATTCTTTAAGAAGTACGAAGGAGTAACACCTGAAGTTTTCCGAAAGCAAATCATTAAAAAATAACAACATGGAAACGATAACTATTCCACAAGCAGATAATAAAGAAATGACAAGTAGTGAACGAGCACCGAGTATACTTAACCTGTTTGCCTGCAAATGCCCAAGATGTAGAAAAGGGGATATGTTCCAGGATAAGAACCCGTGGCACTTAAAGAACACGATGAAGATGAATAAGGAGTGCCCGGTATGTGAGCAGCCTTTAGATATTGAAGTAGGCTTTTATTTCGGCTCTAGTTATGTTAGCTATGCTTTCACCGTTGCCTTTAGTGTTTTCACATTTGTTGCCTGGTGGTTTACCATTGGTTTTTCTCTTTATGATGACCGGATAATTTATTGGTTGGCAGTAAATGCGTTTTTGCTGGTTGCAGCACAACCCTACTTCATGCGGGTAGCAAGAACAGGATGGTTAGCCTTCTTTGTGCGCTACGATAAAAACTGGTGCACCAAACCGCCTCAACCATTAGAGAGAACGAACAAAGACCAGGAAAACAACTGGTAGGAAGATATCAGAGATGACTTTTTGCTCTTACTTCAGTAAGTGCTTTTTTTTACCAGCTACAGTACTTCTATTCAGCTTCCGTTGTGTCACTCACTTCTACATTCGGTAAGGCTA
This region of Aridibaculum aurantiacum genomic DNA includes:
- a CDS encoding helix-turn-helix domain-containing protein yields the protein MLYVTPNHLNALCKDVTGRPAGELIRDRVLLEAKRLLINAKMSISEIALELDFTDNSYFTKFFKKYEGVTPEVFRKQIIKK
- a CDS encoding DUF983 domain-containing protein, which produces METITIPQADNKEMTSSERAPSILNLFACKCPRCRKGDMFQDKNPWHLKNTMKMNKECPVCEQPLDIEVGFYFGSSYVSYAFTVAFSVFTFVAWWFTIGFSLYDDRIIYWLAVNAFLLVAAQPYFMRVARTGWLAFFVRYDKNWCTKPPQPLERTNKDQENNW